Proteins co-encoded in one Streptosporangiales bacterium genomic window:
- a CDS encoding acyl-CoA--6-aminopenicillanic acid acyltransferase has protein sequence MSTEPAFPLIEVSGPARERGRSYGSQAADRIARASELYHGSLARLDLAPGVVRTMADDFLTAIERFDVDQADEIRGIAEGSGVPLEEVVVINARRELITMAERGGETNGRRDDVAGDECTAAAILPEVSATGQVFHGQNWDTSPAHSEHALVLRIRRNDGPDILCFTEAGQLARSGFNAAGVAITGNHLQSDRDYVDVGVPLPMIRRAALSTEHYALAISVVYATRKSGSNNMMLSHAGGEIINVECAPDESFLLYERDGVLTHANHWESVAALCKLRDTGATNDSGLAATPCSTYRGNRMERLLRRQLPAITFEGFRDVFLDEFATPFSICRPPRRAAVGTGMSATAATVVFNAAEGYLDVARLPAVDPTFTRYHLSGGDPEILTSSARAVPVAAQA, from the coding sequence GTGAGCACCGAGCCGGCCTTCCCGCTGATCGAGGTCTCCGGCCCCGCGAGGGAACGTGGACGGTCGTACGGCAGCCAGGCCGCCGACCGGATCGCCCGGGCGTCCGAGCTGTACCACGGCTCGCTCGCGCGGCTCGACCTCGCGCCGGGCGTCGTACGGACCATGGCGGACGACTTCCTGACGGCGATCGAGCGGTTCGACGTCGACCAGGCGGACGAGATCCGCGGCATCGCGGAGGGCTCGGGCGTGCCGCTCGAGGAGGTCGTCGTCATCAACGCCAGGCGCGAGCTGATCACGATGGCCGAGCGCGGCGGCGAGACGAACGGGCGCCGCGACGACGTCGCGGGCGACGAGTGCACGGCGGCCGCGATCCTGCCCGAGGTGTCCGCGACGGGTCAGGTGTTCCACGGGCAGAACTGGGACACCTCACCGGCGCACAGCGAGCACGCGCTCGTCCTGCGGATCCGCAGGAACGACGGCCCCGACATCCTGTGCTTCACCGAGGCGGGCCAGCTCGCGCGGTCGGGGTTCAACGCGGCCGGGGTCGCGATCACCGGCAACCACCTGCAGTCCGACCGCGACTACGTCGACGTCGGCGTGCCGCTGCCGATGATCAGGCGCGCGGCGCTGTCGACCGAGCACTACGCCCTGGCGATCAGCGTCGTGTACGCGACGCGCAAGTCCGGATCGAACAACATGATGCTCTCCCACGCCGGTGGCGAGATCATCAACGTGGAGTGCGCGCCCGACGAGAGCTTCCTGCTGTACGAGCGCGACGGCGTCCTCACCCACGCCAACCACTGGGAGTCGGTCGCGGCCCTGTGCAAGCTGCGCGACACCGGAGCGACCAACGACTCCGGCCTCGCCGCGACCCCGTGCTCGACGTACCGCGGCAACCGGATGGAACGGCTGCTGCGCAGGCAGCTGCCGGCCATCACGTTCGAGGGCTTCAGGGATGTCTTCCTCGACGAGTTCGCCACCCCGTTCTCCATCTGCCGCCCGCCGCGCCGCGCCGCCGTCGGCACCGGCATGTCGGCGACCGCCGCCACGGTCGTCTTCAACGCGGCCGAGGGCTACCTCGACGTGGCCAGGCTCCCCGCCGTCGACCCGACCTTCACTCGCTACCACCTGTCCGGCGGCGACCCCGAGATCCTCACCTCGTCAGCCCGCGCCGTTCCGGTCGCGGCGCAGGCGTAG